The Lutibacter sp. Hel_I_33_5 genome has a window encoding:
- the kynU gene encoding kynureninase, whose translation MKYQNNLSYAQQLDAKDPLSYLRDQFHIPKDKNGNDWLYFTGNSLGLQPKQTQKYIQQELDDWAKYGVEGHFEAKNPWLPYHEFLTEKMAKVVGAKPLEVVVMNTLTTNLHLLMVSFYQPTKTKYKIVIESDAFPSDRYAVQSQLKFHGFDAEDGLIEWKPRKGEDLLRIEDLEEIVKKEGDEIALLLIGGVNYYTGQYLDIKKIAKIGHSKNCFVGIDLAHGAGNIQPNLHDSGVDFAAWCTYKYLNSGPGSLAGLFVHEKHANNKDLPRFAGWWNHNKETRFNMRMPFDVMNGAEGWQLSNPPILSMAAIRSSLDVFDKIGMDALRQKSEKLTGYFEFLINEINSDDIKIITPTNPKERGCQLSIQVKNADKSLHQKLTKNNVITDWREPDVIRCAPVPLYNSFEDVYRMVTILKELL comes from the coding sequence ATGAAATACCAAAATAATTTAAGCTACGCACAACAATTAGATGCAAAAGACCCACTTTCTTATTTAAGAGATCAGTTCCATATTCCTAAAGATAAAAATGGAAATGACTGGTTATATTTTACAGGGAATTCACTAGGGTTGCAACCTAAACAGACTCAGAAATATATTCAGCAAGAATTAGATGATTGGGCAAAATACGGAGTAGAAGGTCATTTTGAAGCTAAAAATCCTTGGTTGCCCTATCATGAATTTCTAACAGAGAAAATGGCTAAAGTTGTGGGTGCAAAACCACTAGAAGTTGTGGTGATGAATACCTTAACAACCAACTTGCATTTATTAATGGTGTCGTTTTATCAACCCACAAAAACCAAATATAAAATAGTCATTGAAAGTGATGCTTTTCCTTCGGATAGATATGCGGTGCAATCGCAATTAAAATTTCATGGATTTGATGCCGAAGATGGATTGATTGAATGGAAACCAAGAAAAGGTGAGGATTTATTACGAATTGAAGATTTAGAAGAAATTGTAAAAAAAGAAGGAGATGAAATCGCTTTACTTTTAATTGGAGGCGTAAATTATTATACGGGACAATATTTAGACATTAAAAAAATTGCAAAAATTGGTCATTCTAAAAACTGTTTTGTTGGAATTGATTTAGCACATGGAGCAGGAAATATTCAACCTAATTTGCACGATTCTGGAGTAGACTTTGCAGCTTGGTGTACTTATAAATATTTGAATTCTGGCCCTGGAAGTTTAGCAGGATTATTTGTGCACGAAAAACATGCAAATAATAAAGATTTACCGCGTTTTGCTGGTTGGTGGAATCATAACAAAGAAACACGTTTTAATATGCGTATGCCTTTTGATGTGATGAATGGGGCAGAAGGTTGGCAATTGTCGAATCCGCCAATATTATCGATGGCAGCTATTCGTTCATCGCTTGACGTATTCGATAAGATAGGAATGGATGCGCTGCGTCAAAAGTCAGAAAAATTAACAGGTTATTTTGAGTTTTTAATCAACGAGATAAATTCTGATGATATAAAAATTATAACACCAACTAACCCAAAAGAAAGAGGTTGCCAATTATCTATTCAAGTTAAAAATGCAGATAAAAGTTTACATCAAAAACTAACAAAAAACAATGTTATAACAGATTGGAGAGAACCTGATGTTATACGTTGTGCGCCAGTACCACTTTATAATTCTTTCGAAGATGTGTATAGGATGGTTACTATTTTAAAAGAATTGTTATAG
- a CDS encoding S41 family peptidase, giving the protein MKNKSLIFFMFISFSLVSQTKYQKDFNYLWDTFNDYYAYFDKKQTNWKKVKEIYQDRVDSIKTDGQFISVLEEIIYEFYDAHISLNRNNSSSFRLIPTSLDANIEIKNNKYFIKDIRQNFEAEKAGLKIGDEILMINGKKINQLITDILPESFNKPKKNVKEFFANLLFAGRHNEQREISIKRRGEDIIYKLGKPKVVRKEEGILNSKIIEKNIGYIKFNNSLGNNSVIKSFQEKVDEFENTRAIILDLRDTPSGGNAEVAKSIMGKFITKTISYQKHEKVSLEREFGIKRSWIELVTPLKKPYRKPVIVLVGRWTGSIGEAIAQGFDNIKSAKVVGTEMAKLLGAIGCNRLPETNINICFPIERLYHINGMPRESFKPEIQTGSSKEAYKKAIQILNE; this is encoded by the coding sequence ATGAAAAATAAAAGTTTAATTTTTTTCATGTTTATTAGTTTTAGCTTGGTAAGTCAAACTAAATATCAAAAAGATTTTAATTATTTGTGGGATACTTTTAATGATTATTATGCATATTTTGATAAGAAACAAACAAATTGGAAAAAAGTTAAAGAAATTTACCAAGATAGAGTTGATTCAATAAAAACTGATGGGCAATTTATTAGTGTTTTAGAAGAGATTATTTATGAGTTTTATGATGCCCATATTTCTTTAAACAGAAATAATAGCTCTTCTTTTCGTCTTATTCCAACTTCTTTAGATGCCAATATAGAAATTAAGAATAATAAATATTTTATAAAAGATATTAGACAAAACTTTGAGGCTGAAAAAGCTGGTTTAAAAATTGGTGATGAAATATTAATGATCAATGGTAAAAAAATAAATCAATTAATAACTGATATATTACCAGAATCTTTTAATAAACCTAAAAAGAATGTAAAAGAATTTTTTGCAAATTTATTGTTTGCAGGAAGACATAATGAACAAAGAGAAATTTCTATAAAAAGAAGAGGAGAAGATATTATATATAAACTTGGTAAACCAAAAGTAGTTAGAAAAGAAGAAGGTATTCTAAATTCTAAAATCATAGAAAAGAATATTGGCTATATCAAATTTAATAACTCTCTCGGAAATAATAGTGTTATTAAATCCTTTCAAGAAAAAGTAGATGAATTTGAAAATACTAGAGCAATTATTTTAGATTTAAGAGATACACCTAGTGGAGGTAATGCAGAAGTTGCTAAAAGTATAATGGGTAAGTTTATTACTAAGACAATTTCATATCAAAAACATGAAAAAGTTAGTTTAGAAAGAGAATTTGGAATAAAAAGAAGCTGGATTGAATTAGTAACACCTTTGAAAAAACCATATAGAAAACCTGTTATAGTTCTAGTTGGAAGATGGACTGGAAGTATAGGTGAAGCTATTGCCCAAGGATTCGATAATATTAAATCAGCAAAAGTAGTTGGAACAGAAATGGCAAAGCTTTTAGGAGCGATAGGATGTAATAGATTACCAGAAACAAACATAAATATATGTTTTCCAATTGAAAGGCTCTATCATATAAATGGAATGCCTAGAGAAAGTTTTAAGCCTGAAATTCAAACTGGAAGTAGTAAAGAAGCATACAAAAAAGCTATTCAAATTTTAAATGAATAA
- a CDS encoding NAD(P)/FAD-dependent oxidoreductase, whose translation MNKKDNILIIGAGLCGSLLALRLAQRGYKVEVYESRPDLRKVDISSGRSINLALSDRGFKALRLCGVEEKAREICIPMYGRLMHNRKGETFASNYSGRENEYINSISRGDLNGILLTEAEKHENVNIHFNKKCTSVDIENTVAHFKDYKTEETFSIDGDVIFGTDGAGSVLRKSYYLEKKFLFSYGQNYLTHGYKELEIPADKVGSHQISAAHLHIWPRGDFMLIALPNLDGSFTVTLFLSYDEGEYNFKNLTSEEKITTFFEKEFPDALALIPNIKEEFFNNPTGALGTVKCSPWHYQNKTILMGDAAHAIVPFYGQGMNASFEDVTVFDEILCHFEPFVSAQDKLRREIFDWEDVFKTFENARKKDTDAIADLAVDNFHEMKDHVANPLFKEKRKIEMDLEKTFPMEYFSKYSMVTFNEDIGYHEAMKKGRAQNKAILNLIADNEISTALDLTKEELGIILEKVKKETHEILDEDKIAGL comes from the coding sequence ATGAATAAAAAAGACAACATATTAATTATTGGAGCAGGTTTATGTGGTTCACTTTTAGCTTTACGTTTAGCACAAAGAGGCTATAAAGTTGAGGTATACGAAAGTAGACCGGATTTACGAAAAGTTGATATATCTTCTGGACGTTCTATAAATTTAGCCTTATCAGATAGAGGTTTTAAGGCATTACGATTATGTGGCGTTGAAGAAAAGGCTAGAGAAATTTGCATCCCAATGTATGGGCGATTGATGCATAATAGAAAAGGGGAAACGTTTGCTTCAAATTATTCTGGACGAGAAAATGAGTATATCAATTCAATTTCGAGAGGAGATTTAAACGGGATTCTACTAACTGAAGCTGAAAAGCATGAAAATGTAAATATTCATTTTAATAAAAAATGCACTTCGGTTGATATAGAAAATACCGTAGCTCATTTTAAAGATTATAAAACCGAAGAAACTTTTTCAATTGATGGCGATGTCATTTTTGGAACAGATGGTGCAGGTTCTGTATTAAGGAAAAGCTATTATTTAGAAAAGAAATTTCTATTTAGTTACGGTCAGAATTATTTAACACACGGTTATAAAGAATTAGAAATTCCAGCTGATAAAGTTGGAAGTCATCAAATTAGTGCAGCACATTTACATATTTGGCCCAGAGGCGATTTCATGCTAATTGCTTTGCCAAACTTGGACGGAAGTTTTACTGTAACACTCTTTTTGAGTTATGATGAAGGTGAATATAATTTCAAGAATTTAACATCCGAAGAAAAAATCACAACATTTTTTGAGAAAGAATTTCCAGATGCTTTAGCATTAATTCCGAATATTAAAGAAGAGTTTTTTAATAATCCCACAGGAGCTTTAGGTACCGTAAAATGTTCGCCCTGGCATTATCAAAATAAAACCATTTTAATGGGGGATGCAGCGCATGCTATAGTTCCGTTTTACGGACAAGGAATGAACGCGTCTTTTGAAGATGTTACAGTTTTTGATGAAATACTTTGTCATTTCGAGCCTTTCGTCTCCGCTCAAGATAAACTCCGTCGAGAAATCTTTGATTGGGAAGATGTTTTTAAAACTTTTGAGAATGCTCGTAAAAAAGATACGGATGCTATTGCAGATCTAGCTGTTGATAATTTTCATGAGATGAAAGATCATGTTGCAAATCCGCTTTTTAAAGAAAAGAGAAAAATAGAAATGGATTTGGAAAAAACGTTTCCTATGGAATATTTTTCTAAATATTCTATGGTTACTTTTAATGAAGATATAGGATATCATGAAGCGATGAAAAAAGGTAGAGCGCAAAATAAAGCGATACTAAATTTAATAGCTGATAATGAGATCTCGACTGCGCTCGATTTGACAAAAGAAGAGTTGGGAATCATTTTAGAAAAAGTCAAAAAAGAAACTCATGAGATTTTAGATGAAGATAAAATCGCAGGATTATAA
- a CDS encoding DUF1697 domain-containing protein, producing MTRFIILLRGINVSGKNKLPMADLRQLLNDLEFQNVQTYIQSGNIILDSDKSKSEVCQKIKDGIASKFGYDVPVISRTISEWKKVIKNYPFPTENEKIVAFTFLDKKTVAQEIEIKNQGEDQFKVVDDLVYLYCPNGFGKSKITNNLFERKLKVTATTRNLRTTLKLIELAEKE from the coding sequence TTGACTAGATTTATTATTTTATTAAGAGGAATAAATGTATCAGGAAAAAACAAACTCCCGATGGCTGATTTACGTCAATTATTGAATGATTTAGAGTTTCAAAATGTGCAAACCTATATTCAAAGTGGGAATATTATTTTAGATTCTGATAAATCAAAATCAGAAGTCTGTCAAAAAATAAAAGATGGAATTGCATCTAAATTTGGATATGATGTTCCTGTAATTTCTAGAACAATTTCTGAATGGAAAAAAGTAATTAAAAATTATCCTTTTCCAACGGAGAATGAAAAAATTGTAGCATTTACTTTTTTAGATAAAAAAACTGTAGCTCAAGAAATTGAAATTAAAAATCAAGGTGAAGACCAATTTAAAGTAGTTGATGATTTGGTGTATTTATATTGTCCTAACGGATTTGGAAAATCAAAAATCACTAATAACTTATTTGAAAGAAAGTTAAAAGTTACAGCTACTACTAGGAATTTAAGAACTACGTTAAAATTAATAGAATTAGCCGAAAAAGAATAG
- a CDS encoding FAD-dependent monooxygenase, producing MKYTIIGAGIGGLTTALAFEKKGIPYQVFEQAPELNEVGAGIWLAPNALQVLESLDVLDEVIASGNSIDRITIGKPDLSPISDSFQDVFKDKFGYNTIAIHRAKLQKLLFDKIPKEKLFLNKGFQSFKELSSGRIEVNFVGNSKIQTDFLIGADGINSKVRKQLFPESTTRYSGQTCWRGIADIELDKEFLHRGFELWGNQIRFGISRVAKNKVYWFAVVLSDQNRKVDSSLAKKELLKLFKEFHPIVLKLISETEINQILKNDINDLKPLRKWYQNNVCLIGDAAHATTPNMGQGGAQAIEDAYYLSNLFAHKRDENVFELFQQKRQKKVNLVVNQSWTTGKMAHWSYGRGFRNFIIKNVPKKMIEKKMVELYQIEKINS from the coding sequence ATGAAATACACAATTATTGGTGCGGGAATTGGAGGGCTTACAACAGCATTAGCTTTTGAAAAGAAAGGAATTCCGTATCAGGTTTTTGAACAAGCACCTGAATTAAATGAAGTAGGTGCAGGAATTTGGTTAGCGCCAAATGCATTACAAGTTTTAGAAAGTTTAGATGTATTAGATGAAGTTATTGCTTCTGGGAATTCAATTGATAGAATTACGATAGGTAAGCCTGATTTGTCACCAATTTCAGACAGCTTTCAAGATGTTTTTAAAGATAAGTTTGGGTATAATACAATTGCTATTCATAGAGCTAAACTTCAAAAACTATTGTTTGATAAAATACCAAAAGAGAAACTATTTTTAAATAAAGGTTTTCAAAGTTTTAAAGAATTAAGTTCAGGTAGAATTGAAGTGAATTTTGTTGGAAATTCAAAAATACAAACTGATTTTTTAATTGGAGCTGATGGAATAAATTCTAAAGTTAGAAAACAACTTTTTCCAGAAAGTACTACTAGATATTCAGGGCAAACTTGTTGGAGAGGTATTGCAGATATAGAGCTTGATAAGGAATTTTTACATCGAGGTTTTGAGTTATGGGGAAACCAGATTCGATTTGGAATCTCTAGAGTCGCCAAAAACAAAGTGTATTGGTTTGCAGTTGTCTTGTCGGATCAGAATAGAAAAGTCGATTCTAGTTTAGCTAAAAAAGAGCTGCTTAAGCTTTTCAAGGAGTTTCATCCAATAGTGTTAAAATTGATTTCAGAAACTGAAATAAATCAGATATTAAAAAATGATATTAACGATTTAAAACCACTTAGAAAATGGTATCAAAATAATGTTTGTTTAATTGGCGATGCAGCTCATGCAACAACTCCTAATATGGGACAAGGTGGAGCACAAGCAATAGAAGATGCTTATTATTTAAGTAACTTGTTTGCTCATAAAAGAGATGAAAATGTGTTTGAACTGTTTCAACAAAAGAGACAGAAGAAAGTGAATTTAGTTGTAAATCAATCTTGGACTACTGGGAAAATGGCGCATTGGTCTTATGGTAGAGGTTTTAGGAATTTTATAATTAAGAATGTACCTAAAAAGATGATAGAAAAGAAAATGGTAGAATTGTATCAAATTGAAAAAATCAATAGTTAG
- a CDS encoding RidA family protein translates to MSEKKVTPRGAYPHVKVVGDFIFVSGTSSRRADNTIAGVDIIDEMGTKHLNIETQTREVLNNIDKNLQTVGASLKDVVDVSTFLVNMNDFAGYNKAYAEFFDAATGPTRTTVAVHQLPHPDLVVEIKVTAFKKQ, encoded by the coding sequence ATGTCAGAAAAAAAAGTAACACCAAGAGGCGCATATCCACATGTAAAAGTTGTGGGTGATTTTATTTTTGTTTCAGGAACAAGTTCTAGAAGAGCAGATAATACCATTGCTGGAGTTGATATTATTGATGAAATGGGAACCAAACACTTAAATATTGAAACTCAAACTAGAGAAGTGTTAAATAACATCGATAAAAATTTACAAACAGTTGGAGCTAGTTTAAAAGATGTTGTAGATGTTTCAACGTTCTTGGTAAATATGAATGATTTTGCAGGTTATAATAAAGCCTATGCAGAATTTTTTGATGCAGCAACTGGACCAACTAGAACTACAGTGGCTGTGCATCAATTACCGCATCCAGATTTAGTGGTGGAGATTAAAGTAACTGCTTTTAAGAAACAATAA
- a CDS encoding DUF6090 family protein: MENKTSKYFKYAIGEIVLVVIGILIALQINNWNESRKQVNTQNAIYLIVKEDLETDISEFELFIQEYNKLQKPAFDAVLNKELTKEDWKNNPNYMKVMYGYEDIGISQRGIDQLKIISDFSNNLGQGLTSDINNFYNKHMLEVNISTDELGKQHERNYIYFQSFGWYASFLMQNKTDGFIDSFYKDPTIKSRIATYYFIFRIYIKELQNYITNANALIVKIDYHLKEI, from the coding sequence ATGGAAAACAAAACATCCAAATACTTTAAATACGCAATTGGCGAAATTGTATTGGTGGTTATTGGTATTTTGATTGCTTTACAGATTAATAATTGGAATGAGAGTAGAAAGCAAGTTAATACTCAAAATGCAATATATCTCATTGTAAAAGAAGATTTAGAAACTGACATCTCTGAATTTGAATTATTCATTCAAGAATATAATAAATTACAAAAGCCTGCTTTTGATGCAGTATTAAATAAAGAATTGACAAAAGAAGATTGGAAAAATAATCCTAATTATATGAAAGTTATGTATGGTTATGAAGATATAGGAATTAGTCAACGTGGTATTGATCAATTAAAAATAATATCAGATTTTTCTAATAATCTAGGACAAGGTCTTACTTCAGACATAAATAATTTTTACAATAAACATATGTTGGAAGTTAACATATCAACTGATGAGTTAGGGAAACAGCATGAAAGAAATTATATCTATTTTCAGAGTTTTGGTTGGTATGCATCTTTTTTAATGCAGAATAAAACTGACGGCTTTATAGATAGTTTTTATAAGGATCCAACAATAAAAAGTAGAATAGCAACTTATTATTTTATTTTTCGAATTTATATAAAAGAACTCCAAAATTATATAACCAATGCCAACGCATTAATTGTAAAAATTGATTATCATTTAAAAGAAATATAA
- a CDS encoding DUF6090 family protein, which yields MIKFFRNIRQKLFLENKTSKYFKYAIGEIILVVIGILIALQTNEWKQNQNLKKERTELINDLLIDFTNTQKKLDSLSIFQEKSYKNMTLFFEDVYIKRKELSLDSLQSLALNFFSTTNFNPSLTTYNNANSSGKLSLLKNKKINYLFSDFFEKYNSYKQINTSDSNNFFSGTIWDLKKEIGSVSQLFDIAYYEKVRHTKISLKKYMDLVNSKIVFIALENRKVIVSNLKYEINTLSNINKKIIEELKNSYD from the coding sequence ATGATTAAATTCTTTAGAAATATCCGTCAAAAACTATTTTTAGAAAACAAAACATCTAAATACTTCAAATACGCAATAGGAGAAATTATTCTGGTAGTTATTGGAATTTTAATTGCGTTGCAAACCAATGAATGGAAACAAAACCAGAACTTAAAAAAAGAAAGAACAGAATTGATTAATGATTTATTAATAGACTTTACCAACACCCAAAAAAAGTTAGATTCATTGTCTATTTTTCAAGAAAAATCATATAAAAATATGACTCTATTTTTTGAAGATGTATATATTAAAAGAAAAGAATTAAGTTTAGATTCTTTACAGAGCTTGGCTCTTAATTTTTTTTCAACTACAAATTTTAATCCAAGTTTAACAACATATAATAACGCTAATTCTAGTGGTAAATTAAGTCTATTAAAAAACAAGAAAATAAACTATTTGTTTTCAGATTTCTTTGAAAAATACAATTCTTATAAGCAAATAAATACATCAGATAGTAATAATTTTTTCTCAGGGACCATTTGGGATTTAAAAAAAGAAATCGGTTCTGTTTCTCAGTTATTTGATATCGCTTATTATGAGAAAGTGAGACATACCAAAATTTCATTAAAAAAATATATGGATTTAGTGAATTCTAAAATTGTATTTATTGCTTTGGAAAACAGAAAAGTAATAGTTTCAAATTTAAAATACGAAATAAATACCTTATCTAATATAAATAAAAAAATTATTGAAGAATTAAAAAATAGTTATGATTAA
- a CDS encoding DUF6090 family protein, whose product MENKTSKYFKYAIGEIVLVVIGILIALQINNWNDYQKNQKYQKEIILLIDQNLKSDSIAISKSLNKSKIAINYTNRLLKEVTSKNYADSLNFWMGKIIRFERFKSQSSAFEVLKSKGIDIIEDNELLLALISYYDQILFNVYQSLNDVEQSFQDDWMPVLRKEMIDYKWDKFCKPINSKEFLEKSSTITLFKLYNDNREGGVFNLESALSKISEIRQLNKKYIND is encoded by the coding sequence ATGGAAAACAAAACATCTAAATACTTTAAATACGCTATTGGAGAAATTGTACTAGTGGTAATTGGTATTTTAATTGCTTTGCAGATTAATAATTGGAATGATTATCAAAAAAATCAAAAATATCAAAAAGAAATTATTTTGTTAATAGATCAGAATTTGAAAAGTGACTCAATTGCAATCTCAAAATCATTAAATAAATCAAAAATAGCTATTAATTATACAAATCGTTTGTTAAAAGAAGTTACTTCTAAAAATTATGCTGACAGTTTAAATTTTTGGATGGGAAAAATTATTCGTTTTGAAAGATTTAAATCTCAATCTAGTGCTTTTGAAGTATTAAAATCAAAAGGGATAGACATAATTGAAGATAATGAACTGTTATTAGCATTGATATCTTATTATGACCAAATTTTATTTAATGTTTATCAATCTTTAAATGATGTAGAGCAATCATTTCAAGATGATTGGATGCCAGTTTTAAGAAAAGAAATGATAGATTATAAATGGGATAAATTTTGTAAACCTATTAACTCTAAAGAATTCCTTGAAAAGAGCTCCACAATTACTCTTTTTAAATTATATAATGATAATAGAGAAGGAGGAGTTTTTAATTTAGAATCTGCTTTAAGTAAAATTTCAGAAATCAGACAACTTAATAAAAAGTACATTAATGATTAA
- a CDS encoding DUF6090 family protein, which produces MENKTSKYFKYAIGEIILVVIGILIALQINTWNQQKNNQEILKQFTVEFKEELRLNIRDFKFDLELIKNQKKLKNNLLKNKRLDTIPLDSLEKYVETFYINVAYSPVLLNRFENTQISNYGKYDSIFLDLQEFYGYHWPQFRKELNEHNKAVDKEDQFWRYQQNKYELNFSSDNDTFIKDSIQRKKELIKLIKSPIVRNILKTDLRRKKLFKIRIERKILLGEKIQKQIDEALKD; this is translated from the coding sequence ATGGAAAACAAAACCTCCAAGTATTTTAAATATGCCATTGGAGAAATAATTCTTGTGGTTATTGGTATTTTAATTGCTTTACAGATTAATACTTGGAATCAACAAAAAAACAATCAAGAAATCTTAAAACAGTTTACAGTTGAGTTTAAAGAAGAATTGAGGTTAAATATCAGAGACTTTAAATTTGATTTAGAATTGATTAAAAATCAGAAAAAATTAAAAAATAATTTATTAAAAAATAAAAGATTAGATACCATTCCACTAGATTCTCTAGAAAAATATGTTGAAACTTTTTATATAAATGTAGCTTATAGTCCAGTTTTATTAAATCGATTTGAGAATACTCAAATATCAAATTATGGGAAATACGATTCAATTTTTTTGGACTTACAAGAGTTTTATGGATATCATTGGCCACAATTTAGAAAGGAATTAAATGAACATAATAAAGCAGTAGATAAAGAAGATCAATTTTGGCGTTATCAACAAAATAAATATGAGCTAAATTTTTCTAGTGATAATGATACATTTATAAAAGATTCAATTCAACGAAAAAAAGAATTGATTAAGTTAATCAAATCTCCTATTGTTAGAAATATTTTAAAAACGGATCTTAGAAGAAAGAAATTATTTAAAATAAGAATAGAAAGGAAAATTTTGTTGGGAGAAAAGATTCAAAAACAAATTGATGAAGCTTTAAAAGATTAA
- a CDS encoding aldehyde dehydrogenase — MNIKNYINGKFENPIHGDYIDNYDPSVGEVYGQIPNSTNEDVEKAYEFASKAFPKWSNTTLEKRSRILIKISDLLEENLVRFAKAESIDNGKPLNLAKQIDIPRAASNFRFFGNAISQFSSESHESVGLNAVNFTLRQPIGVVGCISPWNLPLYLFTWKIAPAIAAGNCVVAKPSEVTPMTAFLLGEICNEAGLPKGVLNIVHGLGTTTGQAIIEHPNIKAISFTGGTKTGAHIARVAAPMFKKLSLELGGKNPNIIFADCVYEKMLATTVRSSFANQGQICLCGSRIFVEEKIYEKFKKDFIKKVSELKVGHPEKSDTDIGALVSAAHLEKVKSYIDIAESEGGKILFGGNKVEVSGSENGYYLQPTIIEVSDNQCKLNQEEIFGPVVTIMSFKTDEEGLSLANEVKYGLSATLWTNNLNRTMQFSKLLQTGIVWVNTWMLRDLRTPFGGVKESGVGREGGFEALRFFTEPKNICIKY; from the coding sequence GTGAACATTAAAAACTACATCAACGGAAAATTCGAGAATCCAATACATGGAGATTATATTGATAATTACGACCCATCTGTTGGAGAAGTGTATGGACAAATTCCAAATTCAACAAATGAAGATGTAGAAAAAGCGTATGAATTTGCATCAAAAGCATTTCCAAAATGGAGTAATACCACTTTAGAAAAAAGAAGTAGAATTCTTATAAAAATATCAGATTTATTAGAAGAAAATTTAGTTCGTTTTGCAAAAGCAGAAAGTATTGATAATGGGAAACCATTAAATTTAGCCAAACAAATTGATATTCCTAGAGCTGCAAGTAATTTTCGTTTTTTCGGAAATGCAATTTCACAGTTCTCATCAGAATCTCATGAAAGTGTAGGTTTAAATGCAGTTAATTTTACGTTACGTCAACCAATTGGAGTTGTAGGCTGTATTTCTCCCTGGAATTTACCATTGTATTTATTCACATGGAAAATAGCGCCAGCAATTGCAGCAGGTAATTGTGTAGTTGCAAAACCAAGTGAAGTTACTCCAATGACAGCCTTTTTGTTAGGTGAAATTTGTAATGAAGCTGGTCTCCCAAAAGGTGTTTTAAACATCGTTCATGGATTAGGAACTACAACTGGTCAGGCAATTATTGAACATCCGAATATTAAAGCAATTTCATTTACAGGAGGCACTAAAACTGGTGCTCATATTGCTAGAGTTGCGGCTCCAATGTTTAAGAAATTGTCTTTAGAATTAGGTGGAAAGAATCCAAACATCATTTTTGCAGATTGTGTTTATGAGAAAATGTTGGCAACAACAGTTCGTTCTTCATTTGCAAATCAAGGTCAGATATGTTTATGTGGAAGTAGAATTTTTGTAGAAGAAAAAATCTATGAAAAATTCAAGAAAGATTTTATCAAAAAAGTATCTGAATTAAAGGTTGGACATCCTGAGAAATCAGATACAGATATTGGAGCATTGGTTTCTGCAGCACATTTAGAAAAAGTAAAAAGTTATATTGATATTGCAGAAAGTGAAGGAGGTAAAATTCTTTTTGGCGGAAATAAAGTTGAGGTTTCAGGAAGCGAAAATGGTTATTATTTACAACCCACAATTATAGAAGTTTCAGACAATCAATGTAAATTGAATCAAGAAGAAATATTTGGACCCGTAGTTACAATTATGTCATTTAAAACTGATGAAGAAGGGTTATCCTTAGCAAACGAAGTTAAATACGGATTGTCTGCAACTTTATGGACAAATAATTTAAACAGAACTATGCAATTTTCTAAACTATTACAAACAGGAATTGTTTGGGTTAACACTTGGATGTTACGTGATTTAAGAACACCTTTTGGAGGCGTAAAAGAAAGTGGAGTAGGAAGAGAAGGAGGATTTGAAGCTTTACGTTTTTTTACCGAACCAAAGAATATTTGCATTAAGTATTAA
- a CDS encoding DUF6500 family protein, with amino-acid sequence MNKEIKDKIIQVCEEKITKKGDNVGLSFYAFFKNKNDNPKLLMEVATWWIETHQLDHFEKAVKIKEMIENKI; translated from the coding sequence ATGAATAAAGAAATAAAAGACAAAATTATTCAGGTTTGTGAAGAGAAAATCACAAAAAAAGGAGATAACGTAGGGTTGTCATTTTATGCATTTTTCAAGAATAAAAACGACAATCCAAAATTATTAATGGAAGTTGCTACATGGTGGATAGAAACTCATCAATTAGATCATTTTGAAAAAGCAGTTAAGATTAAAGAAATGATTGAAAATAAAATATAA